A portion of the Gigantopelta aegis isolate Gae_Host chromosome 10, Gae_host_genome, whole genome shotgun sequence genome contains these proteins:
- the LOC121382736 gene encoding uncharacterized protein LOC121382736 isoform X1, whose protein sequence is MSGDETTTRPENSYRSTNDDENVPPLSFADLGIPTGPQLETTVLGKYRKIQDVELKEFVFLGVTCVSLIATAIFTIYKLATVSKSDTDFTFALVLLLNTFFCLYYIIHGILNERPYEIFILVVATFFILLYIILNYAIGKKGTVKLVRLIAACVLCPIIIGLGGWIGKEYLLSGHLVFRIIGANSKFQTMCKMILLTFDLLTLDLQLGASMVILILSTGMKVDTKDIVILIVGGIITIAWFVLGMWTMRKEHKIGTYVFLAASPLEIGYIIYKVVKSIENIAVSASLASSTIACGVLALTVRVAVIIFAVLVMRNYNKGLKEKAFE, encoded by the exons ATGTCTGGGGACGAGACAACCACTCGTCCAGAAAACTCGTACAGATCGACCAACGACGACGAGAATGTGCCGCCCCTGTCGTTTGCGGACCTGGGTATACCGACCGGGCCCCAGCTGGAAACCACAGTTTTGGGAAAG tacagaaaaattcaagatgtcGAACTGAAGGAGTTTGTGTTTCTAGGTGTTACGTGCGTTTCCTTGATAGCCACTGCTATCTTCACCATCTACAAACTAGCCACGGTCAGCAAGTCCGATACAGATTTCACCTTTGCTCTTGTCCTTTTGCTGAACACAT ttttcTGTTTGTACTATATCATCCATGGCATCCTCAACGAAAGGCCTTACGAAATCTTCATCTTGGTGGTGGCcacgtttttcattttactCTACATCATCCTTAACTACGCCATTGGAAAGAAGGGCACAGTCAAGCTA GTACGCCTTATCGCGGCCTGTGTGCTGTGCCCAATTATAATTGGACTTGGTGGATGGATTGGTAAAGAGTACCTGCTATCTGGTCACCTCGTCTTCAGAATTATCGGCGCCAACTCCAAATTCCAGACTATGTGCAAGATGATATTGCTGACTTTCGATCTTCTCACACTTGATTTGCAACTTGGA GCGAGTATGGTGATTCTTATTCTCAGCACTGGCATGAAAGTGGACACAAAGGACATTGTCATACTAATAGTTGGAGGAATAATTACCATCGCCTGGTTCGTGCTGGGCATGTGGACG ATGCGAAAGGAGCACAAGATTGGAACCTATGTGTTTCTTGCTGCGAGTCCACTAGAAATTGGTTACATCATCTACAAAGTCGTCAAG TCCATCGAGAACATTGCAGTTTCAGCCTCGTTGGCATCTAGCACCATCGCCTGTGGTGTTCTGGCACTTACTGTCAGAGTGGCAGTTATAATATTTGCCGTGCTTGTTATGAGGAACTATAACAAGGGTTTAAAAGAAAAGG cttttgaaTAG
- the LOC121382736 gene encoding uncharacterized protein LOC121382736 isoform X3, producing the protein MSGDETTTRPENSYRSTNDDENVPPLSFADLGIPTGPQLETTVLGKYRKIQDVELKEFVFLGVTCVSLIATAIFTIYKLATVSKSDTDFTFALVLLLNTFFCLYYIIHGILNERPYEIFILVVATFFILLYIILNYAIGKKGTVKLVRLIAACVLCPIIIGLGGWIGKEYLLSGHLVFRIIGANSKFQTMCKMILLTFDLLTLDLQLGMRKEHKIGTYVFLAASPLEIGYIIYKVVKSIENIAVSASLASSTIACGVLALTVRVAVIIFAVLVMRNYNKGLKEKAFE; encoded by the exons ATGTCTGGGGACGAGACAACCACTCGTCCAGAAAACTCGTACAGATCGACCAACGACGACGAGAATGTGCCGCCCCTGTCGTTTGCGGACCTGGGTATACCGACCGGGCCCCAGCTGGAAACCACAGTTTTGGGAAAG tacagaaaaattcaagatgtcGAACTGAAGGAGTTTGTGTTTCTAGGTGTTACGTGCGTTTCCTTGATAGCCACTGCTATCTTCACCATCTACAAACTAGCCACGGTCAGCAAGTCCGATACAGATTTCACCTTTGCTCTTGTCCTTTTGCTGAACACAT ttttcTGTTTGTACTATATCATCCATGGCATCCTCAACGAAAGGCCTTACGAAATCTTCATCTTGGTGGTGGCcacgtttttcattttactCTACATCATCCTTAACTACGCCATTGGAAAGAAGGGCACAGTCAAGCTA GTACGCCTTATCGCGGCCTGTGTGCTGTGCCCAATTATAATTGGACTTGGTGGATGGATTGGTAAAGAGTACCTGCTATCTGGTCACCTCGTCTTCAGAATTATCGGCGCCAACTCCAAATTCCAGACTATGTGCAAGATGATATTGCTGACTTTCGATCTTCTCACACTTGATTTGCAACTTGGA ATGCGAAAGGAGCACAAGATTGGAACCTATGTGTTTCTTGCTGCGAGTCCACTAGAAATTGGTTACATCATCTACAAAGTCGTCAAG TCCATCGAGAACATTGCAGTTTCAGCCTCGTTGGCATCTAGCACCATCGCCTGTGGTGTTCTGGCACTTACTGTCAGAGTGGCAGTTATAATATTTGCCGTGCTTGTTATGAGGAACTATAACAAGGGTTTAAAAGAAAAGG cttttgaaTAG
- the LOC121382736 gene encoding uncharacterized protein LOC121382736 isoform X2, translated as MSGDETTTRPENSYRSTNDDENVPPLSFADLGIPTGPQLETTVLGKYRKIQDVELKEFVFLGVTCVSLIATAIFTIYKLATVSKSDTDFTFALVLLLNTFFCLYYIIHGILNERPYEIFILVVATFFILLYIILNYAIGKKGTVKLVRLIAACVLCPIIIGLGGWIGKEYLLSGHLVFRIIGANSKFQTMCKMILLTFDLLTLDLQLGASMVILILSTGMKVDTKDIVILIVGGIITIAWFVLGMWTMRKEHKIGTYVFLAASPLEIGYIIYKVVKSIENIAVSASLASSTIACGVLALTVRVAVIIFAVLVMRNYNKGLKEKAFE; from the exons ATGTCTGGGGACGAGACAACCACTCGTCCAGAAAACTCGTACAGATCGACCAACGACGACGAGAATGTGCCGCCCCTGTCGTTTGCGGACCTGGGTATACCGACCGGGCCCCAGCTGGAAACCACAGTTTTGGGAAAG tacagaaaaattcaagatgtcGAACTGAAGGAGTTTGTGTTTCTAGGTGTTACGTGCGTTTCCTTGATAGCCACTGCTATCTTCACCATCTACAAACTAGCCACGGTCAGCAAGTCCGATACAGATTTCACCTTTGCTCTTGTCCTTTTGCTGAACACAT ttttcTGTTTGTACTATATCATCCATGGCATCCTCAACGAAAGGCCTTACGAAATCTTCATCTTGGTGGTGGCcacgtttttcattttactCTACATCATCCTTAACTACGCCATTGGAAAGAAGGGCACAGTCAAGCTA GTACGCCTTATCGCGGCCTGTGTGCTGTGCCCAATTATAATTGGACTTGGTGGATGGATTGGTAAAGAGTACCTGCTATCTGGTCACCTCGTCTTCAGAATTATCGGCGCCAACTCCAAATTCCAGACTATGTGCAAGATGATATTGCTGACTTTCGATCTTCTCACACTTGATTTGCAACTTGGA GCGAGTATGGTGATTCTTATTCTCAGCACTGGCATGAAAGTGGACACAAAGGACATTGTCATACTAATAGTTGGAGGAATAATTACCATCGCCTGGTTCGTGCTGGGCATGTGGACG ATGCGAAAGGAGCACAAGATTGGAACCTATGTGTTTCTTGCTGCGAGTCCACTAGAAATTGGTTACATCATCTACAAAGTCGTCAAG TCCATCGAGAACATTGCAGTTTCAGCCTCGTTGGCATCTAGCACCATCGCCTGTGGTGTTCTGGCACTTACTGTCAGAGTGGCAGTTATAATATTTGCCGTGCTTGTTATGAGGAACTATAACAAGGGTTTAAAAGAAAAGG